In one Chitinophaga sancti genomic region, the following are encoded:
- a CDS encoding FkbM family methyltransferase, with translation MSQVKKIIARLGSKLAPQIRYLAPAYSSEGEDLILKRIFDNKRNGTYVDVGAHHPFRVSNTYIFYKNRWKGINIDPNPGSKAMFDRYRPLDTNLEMGVSLNRQHLTYHIFNDPALNTFSPDKVEEYTQDPKYRVIGKKQVETWPLGDILDQYLPAGTPIDFLTIDAEGLDMDVLRSNNWQKYRPSYILVESNPFLLGDMYNTELGKFMQAAGYDIFAKTYYTYIFRNIKSH, from the coding sequence ATGAGTCAAGTAAAAAAAATAATAGCCCGGTTGGGATCTAAGTTAGCACCTCAGATCAGGTACCTGGCCCCGGCATACAGCTCGGAGGGTGAAGACCTGATCCTGAAAAGGATTTTTGATAACAAGAGAAACGGAACTTATGTAGATGTAGGTGCGCACCATCCTTTTCGTGTATCCAATACCTATATATTTTATAAGAACCGCTGGAAAGGCATCAATATCGATCCCAATCCAGGTTCTAAAGCGATGTTTGACAGGTACCGCCCCCTTGATACAAACCTGGAAATGGGTGTATCCCTTAACAGGCAACACCTTACCTATCACATCTTTAATGATCCTGCACTCAATACCTTTTCGCCGGATAAGGTGGAAGAATACACGCAGGATCCCAAATACCGGGTAATCGGGAAAAAACAGGTTGAAACCTGGCCACTGGGCGATATCCTGGATCAATACCTGCCTGCCGGCACGCCTATCGACTTTCTAACTATCGACGCAGAAGGGCTGGATATGGATGTGCTGCGGTCCAACAACTGGCAGAAGTACCGTCCTTCTTATATCCTGGTTGAAAGCAACCCTTTCCTGCTGGGAGACATGTATAATACTGAGCTGGGCAAATTCATGCAGGCTGCGGGTTACGACATCTTTGCCAAAACCTATTATACCTACATTTTCAGGAACATCAAAAGTCATTAG
- a CDS encoding class I SAM-dependent methyltransferase codes for MNKLYVQYGCGPYSAPDGWTNFDASPTLRIQQLPIVGKLLKSRLHVTFPKDVQQGDILKSLPGIAENSCDGVYCSHVLEHLSYDDCLLAVRNTYHILKPGGYFRCVLPDLESAAREYVADLSNHDITANTKFLEKTMLGKKQRQRGLKSLLTSTLGNSEHLYMWDHLSLSNILREAGFSTVRPCAFNDCPDPMFKLVEEKTRFENAVSLEAIK; via the coding sequence ATGAACAAGTTATATGTACAGTATGGTTGTGGACCCTATTCAGCACCTGATGGCTGGACCAATTTTGATGCGAGCCCCACGCTCCGCATTCAACAGCTGCCTATTGTTGGCAAATTGCTGAAAAGCAGGTTACATGTCACCTTTCCAAAAGATGTACAGCAGGGCGATATCCTGAAATCACTTCCTGGAATTGCTGAAAACTCCTGCGACGGCGTCTATTGCTCCCATGTACTGGAGCATCTTTCATATGATGATTGCCTGCTGGCAGTGCGTAATACCTACCATATTTTAAAACCCGGTGGTTATTTCCGCTGCGTATTGCCGGACCTGGAATCTGCCGCCAGGGAATATGTAGCAGATCTGTCCAACCATGATATTACTGCAAACACAAAGTTCCTCGAAAAAACAATGCTCGGTAAAAAGCAACGCCAGCGTGGATTAAAAAGTTTGCTGACAAGCACCCTGGGCAACAGCGAACATCTCTATATGTGGGATCATCTCTCCCTGTCGAATATCCTCCGCGAAGCGGGCTTCAGTACCGTCAGACCATGTGCATTCAATGATTGTCCGGATCCGATGTTTAAACTGGTAGAAGAGAAAACAAGATTTGAAAATGCAGTATCACTAGAAGCTATAAAATAA